Sequence from the Synergistota bacterium genome:
GGATTATTCTTCTTTTTGCGTTCATTACTTGTATCTGTGGTCAAGTTATTGCAAGCCCGGCGAAGGAGTTAAAGTATGGTCATGCTAACGCCCCAACCTATCCCTATCATTTAGGCGGAGAGGCTTTTGCAAAGTTCTTGGATGAAAAATCTCGTGGAGAGTTAAAAGTCAAGCTTCATCCTCTTGGACAGCTTGGTGGGGAAAAGGATATGACTGAGGGATTACAGCTTGGAACCATTGACTTTGTTGCTAGCTCACTTGGTGTTACCGCTACGTTTATCCGTATAATTGATGTCTTAAATCTTCCTTTCTTATTCAAAGGGCCGGAACACTTCCTTAAAGTTATGGAAAGCGATGTTGGACAGCTTCTCCTCAAGAAAGGTCAGGAAGAGGGGGAGAAGGTAGGTTTGAAGCTTCTTGCCATTGCTGGTCCAATGTTTAGAGTGCCAATGAATAATATCAGGCCTATTGAGAAGCTAGAAGATTTTAAAGGACTTAGGATACGCGTGATGCAGGTTCCAATACATATGGCTGCTTACAAGGCTCTTGGTGCAACGCCTGTTCCGTTAGCGTTTGGCGAACTTTATACAGCTTTACAGACGGGAGTTGTTGATGGTAACGAAAATGGTCCTGCTACTCTTGTAGCTATGAAGTTTTACGAGGTACAGAAATATGTAAGTTATCTTCCTGTTCTTTCCAATGGTGGTGTGCTTCTTATGAGCCTTAAGACTTGGAATAAGCTTAATAAGGATGAACAGGGGCTTATTCTTGAGGGAGCAAAAGTATGGGCGAAGACCATGAATGAAGAGGGATTAAAGCAGGACAAGGAAGCTCTTAAGTTTATGGAGGGAAGAGGTCTTAAGGTATCTTATCCTAAGGATTTGAAGCCTTTTGTTGAGGCCTGTAAACCAGTTTACGAAGAATTCCTTTCGAAGGCTCCGGAAGAGTGGAGAAAGATAGTTGAGGCCATTCAAAAGATGGAGTGAAGAACATAAATAGATAATTAGAGTGTCGAAGGTAGACTTCTCCTTTAAAGGGAGAAGATCTACCTTCGCTTTTTATAAGGGGGTTGCTATGGATGTTTTGGTCCTATGTTCTTAGGTTTAATGAAGTTCTTAAAAAATTTATAGGTTATTTAGTAATTTTTCTCTT
This genomic interval carries:
- a CDS encoding TRAP transporter substrate-binding protein; translated protein: MGKKSLTVGIILLFAFITCICGQVIASPAKELKYGHANAPTYPYHLGGEAFAKFLDEKSRGELKVKLHPLGQLGGEKDMTEGLQLGTIDFVASSLGVTATFIRIIDVLNLPFLFKGPEHFLKVMESDVGQLLLKKGQEEGEKVGLKLLAIAGPMFRVPMNNIRPIEKLEDFKGLRIRVMQVPIHMAAYKALGATPVPLAFGELYTALQTGVVDGNENGPATLVAMKFYEVQKYVSYLPVLSNGGVLLMSLKTWNKLNKDEQGLILEGAKVWAKTMNEEGLKQDKEALKFMEGRGLKVSYPKDLKPFVEACKPVYEEFLSKAPEEWRKIVEAIQKME